From Myotis daubentonii chromosome 7, mMyoDau2.1, whole genome shotgun sequence, a single genomic window includes:
- the PJVK gene encoding pejvakin isoform X1 has protein sequence MFAAATKSFVKQVGDGGRLVPVPSLSEADKYQPLSLVVKKKRCFLFPRYKFTSTPFTLKDILLGDREISAGISSYQLLNYEDESDVSLYGRRGNHIVNDVGINVTGSDSVAVKASFGVVTKHEVEVSTLLKEISSRKINFDHSLIRQSRSSRKAVLCVVMESIRTTRQCSLSVHAGIRGESMRFHFMDEQNPRGRDKAIVFPAHTTIAFSVFELFIYLDGVFDLCVTSVSKGGFEREETATFAVLYRLRNILFERNRRVMDVISRSQLYLDDLFTDYYDKRFSMTDISLKEGTHIRVNLLNHNIPKGPCILCGMGNLKRETVYGCFQCSVDGQKYVRLHAVPCFDIWHKRMK, from the exons ATGTTTGCGGCTGCTACCAAGAGCTTTGTCAAGCAAGTTGGAGATGGAGGGAGATTAGTTCCTGTTCCAAGCCTCAGTGAAGCAGACAAATACCAACCTCTAAGTCTGGTGGTGAAAAAGAAGCGATGCTTTCTGTTTCCTAGATATAAATTTACCTCGACACCTTTTACACTGAAAGATATTCTTCTAGGAGACAGAGAAATTTCAGCTG gtatttcaTCTTATCAGTTACTGAATTATGAAGATGAATCAGATGTTTCACTCTATGGAAGGCGAGGCAACCATATTGTGAATGATGTTGGGATTAACGTTACTGGATCAGATTCTGTTGCAGTAAAAGCTTCATTTGGTGTAGTAACTAAACATGAAGTGGAAGTTTCAACATTACTCAAGGAAATTAGTTCACG aaaaattaattttgaccACAGCTTGATACGTCAGTCAAGGAGCAGCAGAAAGGCAGTATTGTGTGTTGTCATGGAAAGCATTCGAACCACACGACAGTGCTCACTGTCTGTGCATGCTGGAATTCGTGGGGAGTCCATGCGG tttcattttatggatgaacAGAATCCCAGGGGAAGGGACAAAGCTATTGTTTTCCCAGCACACACAACCATAGCTTTCAGTGTTTTCGAACTCTTCATTTACTTGGATGGTGTCTTTG ACCTTTGTGTCACTTCAGTGTCAAAAGGAGGATTTGAAAGGGAAGAGACAGCAACGTTTGCCGTGCTCTACAGATTGAGAAACATACTATTTGAAAGAA ATAGAAGAGTGATGGACGTCATTTCTCGTTCCCAGCTTTACTTAGACGACCTTTTTACTGACTACTATGATAAACGTTTCAGCATGACTGATATTTCACTCAAAGAGGGGACTCACATCCGTGTTAACTTACTTAATCACAACATTCCAAAAGGACCTTGCATACTCTGTGGGATGGGGAACTTAAAAAGGGAGACGGTTTATGGGTGCTTTCAGTGCTCTGTCGATGGGCAGAAGTACGTGAGACTTCATGCGGTTCCTTGTTTTGATATTTGGCacaagagaatgaaataa
- the PJVK gene encoding pejvakin isoform X2 has translation MESIRTTRQCSLSVHAGIRGESMRFHFMDEQNPRGRDKAIVFPAHTTIAFSVFELFIYLDGVFDLCVTSVSKGGFEREETATFAVLYRLRNILFERNRRVMDVISRSQLYLDDLFTDYYDKRFSMTDISLKEGTHIRVNLLNHNIPKGPCILCGMGNLKRETVYGCFQCSVDGQKYVRLHAVPCFDIWHKRMK, from the exons ATGGAAAGCATTCGAACCACACGACAGTGCTCACTGTCTGTGCATGCTGGAATTCGTGGGGAGTCCATGCGG tttcattttatggatgaacAGAATCCCAGGGGAAGGGACAAAGCTATTGTTTTCCCAGCACACACAACCATAGCTTTCAGTGTTTTCGAACTCTTCATTTACTTGGATGGTGTCTTTG ACCTTTGTGTCACTTCAGTGTCAAAAGGAGGATTTGAAAGGGAAGAGACAGCAACGTTTGCCGTGCTCTACAGATTGAGAAACATACTATTTGAAAGAA ATAGAAGAGTGATGGACGTCATTTCTCGTTCCCAGCTTTACTTAGACGACCTTTTTACTGACTACTATGATAAACGTTTCAGCATGACTGATATTTCACTCAAAGAGGGGACTCACATCCGTGTTAACTTACTTAATCACAACATTCCAAAAGGACCTTGCATACTCTGTGGGATGGGGAACTTAAAAAGGGAGACGGTTTATGGGTGCTTTCAGTGCTCTGTCGATGGGCAGAAGTACGTGAGACTTCATGCGGTTCCTTGTTTTGATATTTGGCacaagagaatgaaataa